Proteins from one Ketobacter alkanivorans genomic window:
- a CDS encoding flagella synthesis protein FlgN, translating to MATQISPKAAQQLLQAIEQDFKLSQTLKTVLQEEKTILEKRQYAAHPALLARKTQLLMELDQADQLRRQTMADMGLELDKGGFDFFLTQIPTAWKERFQSVWEKLSDTMNTCARLNKVNGKILAHAQHSMESLMSIIKGTATQVSIYQANGRRNMNADHRMLATA from the coding sequence ATGGCTACACAAATATCCCCTAAAGCTGCACAACAGCTGCTACAGGCCATAGAGCAAGATTTCAAACTGTCACAGACCCTGAAAACAGTTCTGCAGGAGGAAAAAACCATCCTGGAGAAGCGGCAATACGCTGCCCACCCGGCGCTGCTTGCCCGCAAAACCCAGCTCCTAATGGAACTGGATCAAGCGGATCAACTACGACGCCAAACCATGGCCGATATGGGGTTGGAATTGGATAAAGGCGGTTTTGATTTCTTTCTCACCCAAATACCAACGGCCTGGAAGGAACGCTTCCAAAGTGTTTGGGAGAAGCTTTCAGATACGATGAATACCTGTGCACGCCTGAACAAGGTCAATGGGAAGATACTGGCTCACGCCCAACATTCCATGGAAAGCCTCATGTCCATAATCAAAGGTACGGCCACCCAGGTTTCCATCTACCAAGCCAATGGCCGCCGCAATATGAACGCGGATCATCGCATGCTGGCAACTGCCTGA
- a CDS encoding flagellar brake protein has translation MKSKMLFQGNKPGMINELLDKLFGNEDKPNDGSPKNIKHSPNDIGELLSLYHDQNHLVTAMIMNLGKRKIAKLSTGILSVDSAALRFTTDEFIPSDLPELLGDGTKVQFSLTHHGVRHQFDSIHIQALPSDSGTHHVFQFPKGIEQIQLRDAFRVKLSQAHPIKVTLTHATNPAITGTLADLSSSGMRIRIDGLVTPKPVRGEIYSSCHLVLSDGQPVVGGARLMHWQYDPDLRISFLGVHFENLDGTTQRALNRFLTDLQRKQRLTG, from the coding sequence ATGAAGTCAAAGATGTTATTTCAGGGTAACAAACCCGGTATGATCAACGAATTACTGGACAAACTGTTCGGCAACGAAGACAAACCCAACGACGGCTCACCCAAAAACATCAAGCACAGCCCGAATGATATTGGTGAACTGTTGAGCTTATATCATGATCAGAATCACCTAGTGACTGCCATGATCATGAATTTGGGTAAGCGTAAAATCGCCAAATTGAGTACAGGCATACTGTCTGTGGACAGTGCCGCGCTCCGCTTTACTACTGACGAATTCATTCCCAGTGATCTACCTGAACTTTTAGGGGACGGAACCAAGGTTCAGTTTTCTCTGACCCACCACGGTGTGCGCCATCAATTCGACTCCATCCATATTCAGGCACTCCCCTCCGATTCTGGAACCCATCATGTGTTTCAATTCCCAAAGGGGATTGAGCAGATTCAGTTGCGAGACGCATTCAGGGTTAAGCTAAGTCAGGCTCACCCGATCAAAGTCACCCTCACTCATGCCACTAACCCGGCTATCACCGGTACGCTGGCAGATCTGTCATCCAGTGGCATGCGGATTCGTATTGATGGGCTGGTGACACCCAAGCCTGTTCGCGGGGAAATTTACAGCTCATGTCATTTAGTGCTGAGCGACGGCCAACCTGTAGTGGGTGGTGCACGACTGATGCATTGGCAATACGATCCTGACCTGCGTATTTCTTTTCTCGGTGTTCACTTTGAAAATCTGGACGGTACCACTCAAAGGGCGTTAAATCGGTTTTTAACCGACCTGCAACGTAAACAGAGATTAACGGGTTAA
- a CDS encoding TIGR04282 family arsenosugar biosynthesis glycosyltransferase, with amino-acid sequence MTKLIQVFAKAPVKGQVKTRIAKAAGGDFALHIHHKLCAAVIGTALASDADEVEVWTTNVAAQQYFEEFGTRCLQQQGTHLGTRMDFALRHGLARYDQVIIVGADALSITPDYLAEAFRALDQSSVVVGPALDGGYIMIGATEPVSFVFGNMPWGTADVMGLTLERLLTNGVNFHVMGDRWDIDTLQDIEQHVPQWLKTES; translated from the coding sequence ATGACGAAACTGATTCAAGTGTTTGCCAAGGCACCTGTGAAGGGGCAGGTGAAAACCCGCATTGCGAAAGCAGCGGGAGGCGATTTCGCACTGCACATTCACCACAAACTCTGCGCCGCTGTTATTGGCACTGCTTTAGCAAGCGATGCAGATGAAGTGGAGGTGTGGACAACGAATGTCGCAGCTCAGCAGTACTTTGAAGAATTTGGCACAAGATGTTTGCAGCAGCAGGGCACCCATCTTGGCACCCGTATGGACTTTGCCTTGCGTCATGGCTTGGCCCGTTATGATCAGGTCATCATTGTTGGGGCAGATGCTTTGTCAATTACGCCGGACTATCTGGCGGAGGCCTTCCGAGCCCTGGATCAGTCTTCTGTGGTGGTTGGGCCTGCGCTGGATGGTGGATACATTATGATTGGTGCGACTGAACCAGTATCCTTTGTGTTTGGGAATATGCCTTGGGGTACGGCCGATGTAATGGGGCTGACCCTGGAGAGACTCCTTACCAACGGCGTAAATTTCCATGTTATGGGGGATCGGTGGGACATCGACACCCTGCAGGACATAGAGCAACATGTGCCCCAATGGCTAAAAACCGAATCTTAA
- a CDS encoding TIGR04283 family arsenosugar biosynthesis glycosyltransferase gives MSDSVTGTIVMPVLNEAAGIERNLDRLFHLLNDQWQVVVVDGGSTDDTLLKLQAFPVKVISSQAGRARQMNAGANSVSGELIVFLHADTQLPDDFMPQMNKFIHSRCMWGRFDVELDDPRWLFKIISWFINQRSWITGVCTGDQALFLRRELFTRLKGYVDIPLMEDVEFTLRARKVTRPYRITAPVLTSARRWIRHGPVKTVLLMWWLRLAFRFGVSPQRLHSWYYGSSR, from the coding sequence ATGTCTGATTCGGTAACTGGAACCATTGTCATGCCAGTGCTGAATGAAGCTGCAGGCATAGAAAGGAATCTGGATCGCTTGTTTCATCTGCTCAATGATCAATGGCAGGTTGTTGTGGTGGACGGTGGCAGTACAGATGATACCTTGTTGAAACTACAGGCCTTCCCGGTAAAGGTGATTTCAAGTCAGGCGGGGCGAGCCAGGCAGATGAATGCCGGTGCCAATAGTGTGAGCGGTGAGTTGATAGTCTTTCTGCATGCCGACACGCAGCTTCCTGATGATTTTATGCCCCAAATGAACAAGTTTATTCACAGCCGATGCATGTGGGGGCGTTTTGATGTTGAGCTGGATGATCCCCGCTGGCTCTTTAAGATTATCAGCTGGTTCATCAATCAAAGATCTTGGATTACGGGCGTGTGTACTGGGGATCAGGCGTTGTTTTTACGTCGCGAATTATTTACGCGTTTGAAAGGCTACGTTGATATTCCATTGATGGAGGATGTCGAGTTTACCCTTAGGGCCCGTAAAGTTACTCGCCCTTATCGTATTACTGCGCCTGTGCTGACATCCGCGCGCCGCTGGATACGACATGGCCCTGTAAAAACGGTGCTGTTGATGTGGTGGTTGCGATTGGCATTTCGCTTTGGTGTAAGCCCGCAGCGTCTGCATTCATGGTATTACGGTTCAAGCAGATGA
- the arsS gene encoding arsenosugar biosynthesis radical SAM (seleno)protein ArsS (Some members of this family are selenoproteins.), with amino-acid sequence MIDTKPLLFRSNTAFPPVQRGQVSVLQINLGYRCNLSCTHCHVNAGPKRTEEMSWHTIQQVVEVLRKRKLQTLDLTGGAPELNPHFRWLVKQARDLGVEVIDRCNLTILLEPEQEDLAEFLAQQGVRVVASLPCYSEQNVDAQRGKGVFHDSIAGLQRLNQLGFGVEGSGLLLDLVYNPGGAFLPPSQQVLEQDYKQRLLEDHGIRFNNLLTLANMPISRFGSMLVSKGQFDDYMQLLQDSFNQGNLAGLMCRSTVSVDWQGNLYDCDFNQMLELPLSRSGKGVILKDLLVDDMDGNPVLVADHCYGCTAGQGSSCGGALA; translated from the coding sequence ATGATCGATACCAAACCGCTACTGTTTCGCTCTAATACAGCTTTTCCGCCTGTGCAGAGAGGGCAGGTGAGCGTGCTACAGATCAATTTAGGGTATCGCTGTAATCTCAGCTGTACTCATTGTCATGTGAATGCCGGTCCAAAACGCACAGAAGAGATGAGCTGGCACACGATTCAACAGGTGGTTGAGGTGTTGCGCAAGCGCAAATTACAGACACTGGATCTGACTGGTGGCGCGCCTGAGCTGAATCCTCATTTTCGTTGGCTGGTAAAACAGGCGCGCGATTTGGGGGTGGAGGTAATTGATCGCTGTAACCTCACTATTTTGTTGGAGCCGGAGCAAGAGGATCTTGCCGAGTTTCTTGCCCAGCAAGGGGTGCGTGTCGTGGCCTCTTTGCCATGCTACAGCGAACAGAATGTAGATGCCCAGCGAGGCAAGGGTGTATTTCACGATTCCATTGCGGGTCTGCAGCGCCTGAATCAATTGGGTTTTGGTGTTGAAGGCAGCGGTTTGTTACTTGATCTGGTTTACAATCCTGGCGGCGCGTTCTTGCCGCCCTCACAGCAGGTGTTGGAGCAGGATTACAAACAACGATTGCTGGAGGATCACGGCATCAGGTTCAATAATCTGCTTACTTTGGCCAACATGCCGATCAGCCGTTTTGGTAGCATGCTGGTATCGAAAGGCCAATTTGATGACTATATGCAGTTGTTACAGGATAGTTTTAATCAAGGCAATCTGGCTGGGCTGATGTGTCGCAGTACCGTGAGTGTGGATTGGCAGGGCAATCTGTACGATTGTGATTTTAATCAAATGTTGGAATTACCTCTTTCCCGTTCTGGTAAAGGCGTTATCTTAAAAGACCTGCTGGTTGACGATATGGATGGCAACCCGGTGTTGGTAGCCGATCACTGTTACGGCTGCACCGCCGGCCAGGGCAGCAGTTGTGGCGGTGCACTGGCCTGA
- a CDS encoding acyl-CoA dehydrogenase family protein, which translates to MNFNYSEEQTLLKDSVAKFIANDYDYETRRKHSAMDGGFDVATWQTFAELGWLCVPFSEEDGGIGGGAVETMIMMEEFGKGLVVEPYVSTVLISGGVVAKAGSAEQKAEILSGIIEGNRKLALAAIEPQSRFDLFDVVTEAKLSAGRYELTGSKAMVLHGASADTFIVSARTSGSSRDREGISLFLVPTDSEGLEIQDYPTLDGHRAAELSLNGVKVPESALIGEQGAALTVLEAVADEASMALCAEAVGMMEKLYKETVEYSKNRKQFGVPISIFQALQHRMVEMFTLHEECKSLLLRTVMSHQADEADYRKNVSALKYAVATKGQKVAHEAIQIFGGMGMTDEMSVGMYLKRINVINTLFGNGDYHLKRFMAM; encoded by the coding sequence ATGAATTTTAATTACAGCGAAGAACAAACCCTTTTAAAAGACAGCGTTGCCAAGTTTATAGCCAACGATTACGACTATGAAACGCGCAGAAAACACAGTGCCATGGACGGCGGCTTTGATGTCGCAACCTGGCAGACCTTTGCTGAACTGGGCTGGTTATGTGTTCCGTTTTCAGAAGAGGATGGCGGGATCGGCGGCGGGGCGGTTGAGACCATGATCATGATGGAGGAGTTCGGCAAAGGGCTGGTAGTCGAGCCTTACGTGTCCACTGTTCTTATATCGGGTGGGGTTGTAGCCAAAGCGGGCAGTGCCGAGCAAAAAGCAGAGATTCTGTCAGGCATCATCGAGGGCAACCGAAAACTGGCTCTGGCAGCGATCGAGCCTCAGTCTCGCTTTGATCTGTTTGACGTGGTGACTGAAGCCAAGCTCAGTGCCGGTCGCTACGAGTTAACGGGCTCCAAGGCGATGGTATTGCATGGCGCTTCAGCAGATACCTTTATCGTTTCTGCGCGTACCAGTGGCAGCAGTCGTGATCGGGAAGGCATTTCCTTGTTTTTGGTGCCTACTGATAGCGAAGGCCTGGAAATCCAGGATTATCCGACTTTGGATGGGCACCGCGCTGCAGAGCTGTCTCTGAATGGAGTAAAGGTTCCCGAATCGGCACTGATTGGTGAGCAGGGAGCAGCCCTGACTGTATTAGAGGCGGTGGCAGATGAGGCATCAATGGCGCTTTGTGCAGAAGCGGTCGGTATGATGGAAAAACTGTACAAAGAGACAGTGGAATACAGTAAGAACCGCAAGCAGTTTGGTGTGCCTATTTCTATTTTTCAGGCGTTGCAGCATCGAATGGTGGAAATGTTCACGCTTCATGAGGAGTGCAAATCACTGCTGCTGCGTACAGTGATGAGCCATCAGGCAGATGAGGCGGACTATCGTAAAAACGTTTCGGCGCTCAAATATGCAGTAGCCACCAAAGGTCAGAAAGTCGCCCACGAAGCAATTCAGATTTTTGGTGGAATGGGTATGACGGACGAAATGAGCGTTGGTATGTATTTGAAACGTATCAATGTCATTAATACCCTCTTTGGAAATGGGGATTATCACCTGAAACGTTTTATGGCAATGTAA
- a CDS encoding acyl-CoA dehydrogenase family protein, protein MDIQLTPNDVAFREEVRAFLKDKLSDRIKQAIVGGYIDKDTMIEWQKILYERGWIAPNWPQQYGGTGWTITQKFIFENECAEVGAPGVVPFGLKMVGPVIYTFGTDEQKQRFLPDILQSNVWWCQGYSEPGAGSDLAALQTKAERDGDDYIVNGQKIWTTYAQYADWIFCLVRTDPAAKKQEGISFLLIDMNTPGIEVRKINSIDNQHSLNEVFFDNVRVPVTNLIGEENKGWTYAKYLLTHERTAIAGVPQSKKAIERIKEIASQEMSGGKPLIEDDMFRAKLAQVEVDLMALEYTELRAIASVVDGGAPGPESSILKIRGTEIQQAVAELSVEACGYYAHALGDGIGNHYAGPISTKYLYGRAATIYGGSNEVQKNIIAKMVLGL, encoded by the coding sequence ATGGACATTCAACTGACTCCCAATGATGTCGCATTTCGTGAAGAAGTGCGTGCATTCCTGAAAGACAAATTGTCCGATCGAATCAAACAAGCGATCGTCGGTGGATACATCGACAAGGACACCATGATTGAGTGGCAGAAAATACTGTATGAGCGAGGCTGGATTGCTCCGAATTGGCCTCAGCAATACGGTGGCACTGGCTGGACCATTACCCAGAAGTTTATTTTTGAGAACGAATGTGCCGAAGTTGGAGCACCGGGTGTGGTGCCGTTTGGCCTGAAGATGGTGGGGCCTGTTATTTACACGTTCGGAACCGACGAGCAGAAGCAGCGCTTTCTGCCGGATATATTGCAGAGCAATGTGTGGTGGTGTCAGGGGTATTCTGAACCCGGTGCCGGCTCTGATCTGGCGGCTTTGCAAACTAAGGCAGAGCGGGATGGTGACGACTACATCGTCAATGGTCAGAAGATCTGGACTACCTATGCGCAATACGCGGATTGGATATTTTGCCTGGTGCGAACTGATCCTGCGGCGAAAAAGCAGGAGGGCATTTCATTCCTGCTTATCGATATGAATACTCCAGGCATAGAAGTTCGTAAGATCAACTCGATTGATAATCAGCACTCTCTGAACGAAGTGTTCTTCGACAATGTTCGAGTGCCTGTCACCAATCTGATTGGCGAGGAGAACAAAGGCTGGACCTACGCCAAATATCTGCTCACCCATGAACGAACTGCGATTGCCGGTGTTCCACAATCGAAAAAAGCCATCGAGCGGATTAAGGAAATAGCGAGCCAGGAGATGTCTGGCGGCAAGCCTCTGATCGAAGATGATATGTTTCGTGCCAAGCTGGCGCAGGTGGAGGTGGATCTTATGGCATTGGAGTATACCGAGCTGCGTGCGATTGCCAGCGTGGTTGATGGTGGCGCTCCGGGGCCTGAATCCTCGATTCTGAAAATTCGGGGAACCGAAATTCAGCAGGCTGTAGCTGAACTGTCGGTGGAGGCGTGTGGCTATTATGCACATGCGCTCGGAGATGGAATCGGCAACCACTACGCGGGCCCGATCTCTACCAAGTACCTGTACGGTCGAGCCGCCACCATTTACGGCGGCTCCAATGAAGTGCAGAAGAATATCATCGCTAAAATGGTACTGGGATTATAG
- the modB gene encoding molybdate ABC transporter permease subunit, producing MDLSAVDNSAIWLTLKLALYTTLTLLVVATPLAWWLANTRSRIRHGVSALVAMPLVLPPTVLGFYLLVMLGPQGTLGQLTQTLGLGLLPFTFGGLVVASVIYSLPFAVQPIHGAFEQLGRRPMEAAATLRASPIDRFFSIALPMARPGLLTATVLTFAHTVGEFGVVLMLGGNIDGETRVLSVAIYDHVESLEYSQAHVLSIGLIVFSFSALLLLQLYSKRKWQPV from the coding sequence ATGGATCTTTCTGCAGTCGACAACTCTGCCATCTGGCTGACACTGAAGTTGGCCCTCTACACCACGCTGACTTTATTAGTAGTGGCCACACCACTGGCCTGGTGGCTTGCCAATACCCGTAGCCGTATCCGGCACGGTGTATCTGCCCTGGTGGCTATGCCCCTGGTATTACCACCAACAGTACTTGGTTTTTACCTGCTGGTTATGTTGGGGCCTCAAGGCACTCTGGGCCAGCTCACACAAACCCTTGGGCTGGGGCTACTCCCCTTCACTTTTGGCGGATTAGTGGTGGCTTCGGTTATCTATTCGTTGCCTTTTGCAGTGCAACCCATCCACGGTGCCTTTGAACAACTCGGTCGACGCCCGATGGAAGCCGCCGCCACACTGCGAGCATCACCCATAGATCGCTTTTTCAGTATCGCCCTGCCCATGGCTCGCCCTGGTCTACTTACTGCAACGGTGCTTACCTTTGCTCACACCGTCGGTGAGTTCGGTGTGGTTTTGATGTTGGGGGGCAATATCGACGGGGAAACACGAGTCCTTTCGGTTGCAATATACGACCATGTTGAATCGCTCGAATACAGCCAGGCCCACGTACTGTCTATCGGGTTGATTGTATTTTCGTTCAGCGCGTTACTGCTGCTCCAACTCTATAGCAAAAGGAAGTGGCAACCGGTATGA
- the modC gene encoding molybdenum ABC transporter ATP-binding protein gives MSGIEMQFELRRDSFHLQVDTTLPHTGITALFGASGSGKTTLLRCIAGLENIPGGKLSMDGVPWQSDSVFLAPHQRPIGYVFQEASLFPHLSIKKNLEYGWKRTPTQNRTVQLDEIVSLLGVEGFIHRYPHQLSGGQRQRVAIARALLTSPKLLLMDEPLSGLDLQSKQEILPYLERLHEQTNLPILYVSHSPDEVVRLADSLALMESGRILAQGEINTMLTRPDLYLSKLDEASAVLNCHVSSHDERYHISYLSMDQATQNQTLLVPYRDLDCGHSVRVRILARDVSLSLHKQENTSISNILPATVTDVFPSISPFQVMVKLDIGGQTILSKITSRSQELLGIEKDKFVYAQVKSVALMR, from the coding sequence ATGAGCGGCATAGAGATGCAGTTTGAGCTGAGACGGGATAGCTTCCACCTGCAGGTAGATACCACATTGCCGCACACTGGCATCACTGCATTGTTTGGTGCATCTGGCTCGGGCAAAACGACGTTACTGCGGTGTATTGCCGGCCTTGAGAACATTCCAGGAGGCAAGCTCAGTATGGATGGTGTGCCCTGGCAATCGGACTCTGTGTTCCTGGCTCCGCATCAACGCCCGATTGGCTACGTGTTCCAGGAAGCCAGCCTGTTTCCCCACCTTTCCATTAAAAAGAACCTTGAATACGGCTGGAAACGCACACCAACACAAAACCGAACCGTTCAACTTGACGAAATTGTGTCGTTACTTGGCGTTGAAGGCTTTATACATCGATATCCTCACCAATTATCAGGTGGTCAGCGACAACGAGTCGCCATTGCCCGGGCGTTGTTGACCAGCCCAAAGCTACTGTTGATGGATGAACCACTTTCAGGTTTGGATTTACAAAGCAAACAAGAAATTCTGCCCTATCTAGAGCGATTACATGAGCAGACAAACTTACCGATTCTCTACGTGAGCCACTCCCCCGACGAAGTTGTCAGGTTAGCAGACAGCTTGGCTCTTATGGAATCAGGCAGAATCCTGGCACAAGGTGAAATCAACACCATGTTAACGCGACCGGACCTCTACCTGTCGAAACTGGATGAAGCCAGCGCCGTATTGAACTGCCACGTTTCATCTCATGATGAGCGTTATCACATCAGCTATCTGAGCATGGATCAGGCTACACAAAACCAGACGTTATTGGTTCCTTACCGGGATCTTGATTGCGGCCACTCAGTGCGCGTGCGCATTTTGGCAAGGGACGTAAGCTTATCGTTGCACAAGCAAGAGAACACCAGCATCAGCAATATTCTGCCTGCAACAGTCACTGATGTTTTCCCGAGTATTTCGCCATTCCAGGTTATGGTTAAATTGGACATTGGGGGTCAAACCATATTGTCAAAAATCACCAGCCGCTCCCAGGAGTTGCTTGGCATAGAGAAAGATAAATTCGTCTATGCCCAAGTCAAATCCGTAGCATTGATGCGTTAA
- a CDS encoding rhomboid family intramembrane serine protease, translated as MFFSSLQHLSGSSEIWRWISPAFIHFGIFHFMFNMSAWWVFGGMVERSQSSMRLFMLFIVCGVISNLVQFLWSGNQFGGLSGVVYGVLGYLWFYERFSPAPPFRLPPGLMVFMVIALVLGFANILPVANQAHLSGLLTGCFLGGLLARTDGAANSKA; from the coding sequence ATGTTTTTCAGCAGCCTGCAACATCTGTCTGGGAGCAGTGAAATCTGGCGTTGGATCTCACCGGCTTTCATCCATTTTGGTATTTTTCATTTTATGTTCAATATGAGCGCTTGGTGGGTATTCGGCGGTATGGTCGAGCGATCTCAGTCCTCAATGCGCTTGTTTATGTTGTTTATCGTCTGCGGTGTTATATCCAACCTGGTGCAGTTCTTGTGGAGCGGTAATCAGTTTGGTGGCCTCTCTGGTGTGGTCTATGGGGTGCTTGGTTATCTGTGGTTTTATGAACGGTTCAGCCCGGCTCCGCCATTTCGACTGCCGCCTGGGTTGATGGTATTTATGGTGATTGCATTAGTGTTGGGTTTTGCCAACATTTTACCGGTAGCCAATCAAGCCCACCTCAGCGGGCTGCTTACAGGGTGTTTTTTGGGGGGATTGTTAGCCCGAACCGATGGCGCGGCAAACAGTAAGGCTTAA
- a CDS encoding IS256 family transposase, producing the protein MTKPTFDMEAALKALREGQDLTGKDGILTPLIKQLTEAAMKAELEEHLANEEAPNRKNGKSSKTIKGPTGSFELDTPRDRSGTFEPQLVKKNQTHLTDELERKILALFALGNSYQDIRGHIADLYGVELSNGTINAVTDKLLPELQAWRERDLEAIYPIVWLDAIHYKIKENGRYVSKAIYTILGLNIEGKKELLGLYLSDQEGAHHWLSVLTDLNNRGLKDILIACVDGLKGFPEAIETIYPDTEIQHCIIHQIRNSMKYVASKNQKAFMSDLKCVYKATTLNAAEIALDDLEAKWGDKYPMVIQSWRSKWPTLSTYFKYPDYVQKAIYTTNAVEAVHRQFRKLTKTKGGFPNENSLLKLLYAGILKATERWTHPIQNWNLTLSQLTIHFPDRLDKYISL; encoded by the coding sequence ATGACCAAACCTACTTTCGATATGGAAGCCGCCCTCAAAGCCCTGCGTGAAGGCCAAGACCTCACTGGCAAGGACGGCATCCTGACACCCCTGATCAAACAGCTCACTGAGGCCGCCATGAAGGCCGAGCTGGAAGAGCATCTGGCCAACGAGGAAGCCCCTAACCGTAAAAACGGCAAGTCTTCCAAGACCATAAAAGGCCCTACGGGCAGCTTTGAGCTGGATACCCCCAGAGACCGGTCTGGCACCTTCGAACCCCAGCTGGTCAAAAAGAACCAGACTCACCTCACCGATGAATTGGAACGCAAGATCCTGGCTCTGTTTGCTCTGGGTAACAGTTATCAGGATATCCGCGGCCATATTGCCGATCTCTACGGTGTCGAGCTTTCCAATGGTACCATCAATGCTGTCACCGACAAGCTTCTCCCAGAGCTTCAGGCATGGCGTGAGCGAGATCTGGAGGCTATCTATCCGATCGTCTGGCTGGATGCGATTCACTACAAGATCAAGGAAAACGGCCGCTATGTCAGCAAGGCTATCTACACCATTCTGGGCCTCAATATCGAAGGCAAGAAGGAGCTGCTGGGCCTGTATTTATCGGATCAGGAAGGTGCTCACCACTGGCTATCTGTGTTGACCGACCTGAACAACCGGGGCCTAAAAGATATTCTGATTGCCTGCGTGGATGGCCTGAAAGGATTCCCTGAAGCCATTGAGACCATCTACCCCGACACCGAGATTCAGCACTGCATCATCCACCAGATCCGCAACTCCATGAAGTACGTTGCCTCCAAAAATCAGAAAGCCTTCATGAGTGACCTGAAGTGCGTTTACAAGGCTACCACCCTCAACGCCGCAGAAATTGCCTTGGACGACCTGGAAGCCAAATGGGGCGACAAATATCCAATGGTAATCCAGTCTTGGCGCAGTAAATGGCCGACGTTATCGACTTACTTTAAGTACCCGGATTACGTGCAGAAGGCGATCTACACGACAAACGCTGTCGAGGCTGTACACCGCCAGTTCCGAAAACTCACTAAGACGAAAGGCGGCTTCCCTAATGAAAACAGCTTACTGAAGCTGTTGTATGCCGGTATACTCAAAGCCACTGAGCGATGGACTCACCCGATACAGAACTGGAACCTGACGCTGTCACAGCTCACAATCCACTTCCCAGACCGGCTGGACAAATACATCAGCTTATGA
- the bcp gene encoding thioredoxin-dependent thiol peroxidase — MAMPKVGNMAPAWTLQNQNGEKVSLKDFKGKKNVVFYFYPKALTPGCTTQACGIRDTKKEFEKLDTVVFGVSPDPVKKLQNFIEKKELNFDLLSDEDKIIAEKYGVWGMKKFMGREFMGILRTTFIIGKDGRLKHIMDKVKTKTHHDDVIEILKSL; from the coding sequence ATGGCCATGCCGAAAGTGGGAAATATGGCACCAGCCTGGACATTGCAGAACCAGAATGGAGAAAAAGTAAGCCTGAAAGACTTCAAAGGTAAGAAAAACGTTGTGTTCTACTTTTATCCAAAAGCATTGACACCCGGTTGTACTACCCAGGCCTGCGGTATCAGGGATACCAAGAAGGAATTTGAGAAACTGGATACCGTGGTATTCGGTGTCAGCCCTGATCCTGTGAAGAAGTTACAGAATTTCATTGAGAAGAAAGAATTAAACTTCGATCTGCTGTCAGATGAAGACAAGATTATTGCAGAGAAGTACGGAGTGTGGGGTATGAAAAAGTTCATGGGTCGGGAGTTTATGGGGATTCTGCGCACCACCTTCATTATCGGTAAAGACGGACGTTTGAAACACATCATGGATAAGGTAAAAACCAAAACCCACCATGATGATGTCATAGAGATTCTGAAATCACTCTGA